From Actinoplanes oblitus, a single genomic window includes:
- a CDS encoding lysylphosphatidylglycerol synthase transmembrane domain-containing protein produces the protein MRIDGRRIRLIAVILLLAVFAAELILAGPSLAAAFRELRAPRPGWVALALLTEIAAMHAYARMQRRVLRSAGVRAPLYRHAALAYAAHSLNETLPGGPAFSTRFNYQQMRRFGASPAVASWAIALSGILSATALAAVTAGAALAGQGRPSWSGLAGLGALVVLLTLGVRQVARRPERVEATAGAVLARLNRLRRRDAAAGLGRITGFLRQLGAARLTPGNAAAAGTYAVLNWLLDAVCLWLCWQAVGGGGISGTRLLLAFCAGYAAGTITIVPGGLGIIDSALILGLLAGGAGTSTAIATVVLYRIISFGFIVGAGWVAWSVMRRDTRSVPEQPDPGPGQGDAPLAALVGDVR, from the coding sequence ATGCGCATCGATGGTCGCCGGATCCGGCTGATCGCCGTGATCCTGTTGCTGGCGGTGTTCGCCGCCGAGTTGATCCTGGCCGGGCCGTCGCTGGCCGCGGCGTTCCGCGAGCTGCGCGCGCCGCGGCCCGGCTGGGTGGCGCTCGCGCTGCTGACCGAGATCGCCGCGATGCACGCCTACGCCCGGATGCAGCGGCGGGTGCTGCGATCGGCCGGGGTACGGGCGCCGCTGTACCGGCACGCGGCGCTCGCCTACGCGGCGCACTCGCTCAACGAGACGCTGCCCGGCGGGCCGGCGTTCTCCACCAGGTTCAACTACCAGCAGATGCGCCGGTTCGGGGCCAGCCCCGCGGTCGCCTCGTGGGCGATCGCGCTGTCCGGGATCCTCTCCGCGACGGCGCTGGCCGCCGTCACCGCGGGCGCCGCGCTCGCCGGGCAGGGCCGGCCGTCCTGGTCCGGCCTGGCCGGGCTGGGGGCGCTGGTCGTGCTGCTCACCCTCGGGGTCCGGCAGGTCGCCCGGCGCCCGGAGCGGGTCGAGGCGACGGCCGGCGCGGTGCTGGCCCGGCTCAACCGGCTCCGGCGCCGGGACGCCGCCGCCGGGCTGGGCCGGATCACCGGCTTCCTGCGCCAGCTGGGGGCGGCCCGGCTCACGCCCGGCAACGCGGCCGCCGCCGGGACCTACGCGGTGCTGAACTGGCTGCTCGACGCGGTCTGCCTGTGGCTGTGCTGGCAGGCGGTCGGCGGCGGCGGGATCAGCGGCACCCGGCTGCTGCTGGCCTTCTGCGCCGGGTACGCGGCCGGGACGATCACCATCGTGCCGGGCGGACTCGGGATCATCGACAGCGCGCTGATCCTCGGCCTGCTCGCCGGTGGTGCCGGCACCAGCACGGCCATCGCCACGGTGGTCCTCTACCGGATCATCAGCTTCGGGTTCATCGTCGGCGCGGGCTGGGTGGCCTGGTCGGTGATGCGCCGGGACACCCGGTCAGTGCCGGAACAGCCGGATCCCGGTCCGGGTCAGGGCGATGCCCCGCTGGCGGCACTCGTCGGCGACGTCCGCTGA